One Streptomyces sp. NBC_01237 genomic region harbors:
- the hisI gene encoding phosphoribosyl-AMP cyclohydrolase produces the protein MTSTPGTPPPASSLDPAIAARLKRGADGLVPAIAQQYDTGEVLMLGWMDDEALHRTLTTGRCTYWSRSRQEYWVKGDTSGHIQRVRSVALDCDADTVLVKVDQTGAACHTGDRTCFDADVLPLTTQ, from the coding sequence ATGACCAGCACGCCCGGCACCCCGCCGCCCGCCAGCAGCCTCGACCCCGCCATCGCCGCCCGCCTCAAGCGCGGCGCCGACGGCCTGGTCCCCGCCATCGCCCAGCAGTACGACACCGGCGAGGTGCTGATGCTCGGCTGGATGGACGACGAGGCGCTGCACCGCACCCTCACCACCGGCCGCTGCACCTACTGGTCGCGCAGCCGCCAGGAGTACTGGGTCAAGGGCGACACCTCCGGACACATCCAGCGGGTCAGGTCCGTCGCCCTGGACTGCGACGCCGACACCGTCCTGGTGAAGGTCGACCAGACGGGTGCCGCCTGCCACACGGGGGACCGCACCTGTTTCGACGCGGACGTCCTCCCCCTCACGACGCAGTAA
- a CDS encoding TIGR03085 family metal-binding protein: MSTHAKRERLLLADLLEAAGPEAPTLCDGWNARDLAAHVVVRERRPDAAGGLLVGALRSRMERVQAEFAAKPYEELIQLIRTGPPRFSPYSLKQLDEVANTIEFYVHTEDVRRAQADWSRRELDPVFADVLWSRTEKMARLLGRRSPVGMVLRRPDGQTAVAHKGTPVVTVTGEPGELLLFAFGRQDAATVELDGDKEAVTRLHTAQLGM; this comes from the coding sequence ATGTCGACCCATGCGAAGCGTGAACGTCTTCTGCTTGCCGACCTGTTGGAGGCGGCAGGTCCCGAGGCCCCGACCCTGTGCGACGGATGGAACGCCCGCGACCTGGCCGCCCATGTGGTGGTGCGCGAGCGGCGGCCGGACGCGGCGGGCGGGCTGCTCGTGGGCGCGCTGCGGAGCCGGATGGAGCGGGTGCAGGCCGAATTCGCGGCGAAGCCGTACGAGGAGCTGATCCAGCTGATCCGTACGGGCCCGCCGCGATTCTCCCCGTACTCCCTCAAGCAGCTCGACGAGGTGGCCAACACCATCGAGTTCTACGTCCATACGGAGGACGTGCGCCGGGCCCAGGCCGACTGGTCGCGGCGGGAGCTGGACCCGGTCTTCGCCGATGTGCTGTGGTCGCGCACCGAGAAGATGGCACGGCTGCTGGGCCGCAGGTCCCCGGTGGGGATGGTGCTGCGCCGGCCGGACGGCCAGACGGCGGTGGCGCACAAGGGCACCCCGGTGGTGACGGTGACCGGGGAGCCGGGGGAGCTGCTGCTGTTCGCGTTCGGGCGGCAGGACGCGGCGACGGTGGAGCTGGACGGCGACAAGGAAGCGGTGACCCGGCTGCACACGGCCCAGCTGGGGATGTAG
- a CDS encoding MFS transporter: protein MTGTTLTATGPAAPAERPAHRDGNVLRWLGAYTASMIGDSVYYMALAWAAARTGSASQTGIVLAVGSIPRALLMLGGGVLADRFGPRRVVIGSDIARCVVVLGLAGALLFTSPALWMLIAVALVFGVVDALFLPAVGALPPRISTAGQLTRIQGLRGLSSRAANVLGAPLGGFAVALGGPVLAFAAAGVLFAVSLPLLLAVRIRPLPESDATERSGTAWQELTDGLRHIRRHPLLGPLLLVIAVSELGFVGPLNLGLILLARQRDWGATGMGWIAAAFGIGAGAAALLLAVRGRVPRGGLVMCVTVLTGAVGVGALAYAPSVALAAAVAALVGLFMGLGGALCSALVQTATEPAYLGRVTSVSTLFTHAVAPLSYPVTGAAVAAWGTGPVFVASAALCAAGAVIGLSFTRLRHAELPG, encoded by the coding sequence ATGACCGGCACCACCCTCACGGCCACCGGCCCGGCCGCTCCCGCCGAGCGCCCCGCCCACCGCGACGGCAACGTGCTGCGCTGGCTCGGCGCGTACACCGCGTCGATGATCGGCGACAGCGTCTACTACATGGCCCTCGCCTGGGCCGCCGCCCGCACCGGCAGCGCCTCCCAGACCGGAATCGTGCTCGCCGTCGGCTCCATACCCAGGGCCCTGCTGATGCTCGGCGGGGGAGTGCTCGCCGACCGGTTCGGCCCGCGCCGCGTCGTCATCGGCAGCGACATCGCGCGCTGCGTCGTCGTCCTGGGCCTGGCGGGCGCCCTGCTGTTCACCTCGCCCGCGCTGTGGATGCTGATCGCCGTCGCGCTGGTCTTCGGCGTGGTCGACGCCCTGTTCCTGCCCGCCGTCGGTGCCCTGCCGCCCCGGATCAGTACCGCCGGACAGCTCACCAGGATCCAGGGGCTGCGCGGACTCTCCTCCCGCGCCGCCAATGTCCTCGGCGCCCCGCTCGGCGGGTTCGCGGTCGCCCTCGGCGGGCCCGTGCTCGCCTTCGCCGCCGCCGGGGTGCTCTTCGCCGTGTCGCTGCCCCTGCTCCTGGCCGTACGGATCCGGCCGCTGCCCGAAAGCGACGCCACCGAGCGATCCGGCACGGCCTGGCAGGAGCTGACCGACGGGCTGCGCCACATCCGCCGCCATCCGCTGCTCGGGCCGCTGCTGCTCGTCATCGCCGTCAGCGAACTGGGCTTCGTCGGACCGCTCAACCTCGGACTGATCCTGCTCGCCCGGCAGCGCGACTGGGGCGCCACCGGCATGGGATGGATCGCCGCCGCGTTCGGTATCGGCGCGGGCGCGGCCGCCCTGCTGCTCGCGGTCCGGGGCCGGGTGCCGCGCGGCGGGCTCGTGATGTGCGTGACCGTGCTGACCGGCGCGGTCGGCGTCGGTGCCCTCGCGTACGCCCCGTCGGTGGCCCTGGCCGCCGCGGTCGCCGCCCTCGTCGGGCTCTTCATGGGCCTCGGCGGCGCCCTGTGCTCGGCGCTCGTGCAGACCGCGACCGAACCCGCCTACCTCGGCCGGGTCACCTCGGTCTCGACGCTCTTCACCCACGCCGTCGCACCGCTCAGCTACCCGGTCACCGGCGCGGCCGTCGCCGCCTGGGGCACCGGCCCGGTCTTCGTCGCCAGCGCGGCGCTGTGCGCGGCGGGCGCCGTCATCGGCCTGTCCTTCACCCGGCTCCGCCACGCCGAGCTGCCGGGCTGA
- a CDS encoding ArsR/SmtB family transcription factor, with protein sequence MPSNEPRRVSDLDTLKAFGHPLRMKLYRALYIARSATASQLAEQVDEAVSLVSYHLRRLADHGLIEEAEGQGTDGRERWWRPASKGLTFHSEDFDDAPEKAATHSAVGRLSFDQHIELHRRFLDSYRTWSAQWRSASFSSEYLATLTADELASLGREMHDLVKRYEDRGRDRFEAGDTEGRENVALHVYGFPFRT encoded by the coding sequence ATGCCCAGCAACGAACCCCGCCGCGTCTCCGACCTCGACACCCTCAAGGCGTTCGGTCACCCCCTGCGGATGAAGCTCTACCGGGCGCTCTACATCGCCCGCTCGGCCACCGCCTCCCAGCTGGCCGAACAGGTCGACGAGGCCGTCTCCCTGGTCAGCTACCACCTGCGCAGGCTCGCCGACCACGGGCTGATCGAGGAGGCCGAGGGGCAGGGAACGGACGGCCGCGAGCGCTGGTGGCGGCCCGCCTCCAAGGGGCTGACCTTCCACAGCGAGGACTTCGACGACGCACCCGAGAAGGCCGCCACGCACTCCGCCGTGGGCCGCCTCTCGTTCGACCAGCACATCGAACTCCACCGCCGCTTCCTCGACTCGTACCGGACCTGGTCGGCGCAGTGGCGCAGTGCCTCCTTCAGCTCCGAGTACCTGGCCACGCTCACCGCCGACGAGCTCGCCTCCCTCGGCCGGGAGATGCACGACCTGGTCAAGCGGTACGAGGACCGGGGCCGCGACCGCTTCGAGGCGGGCGACACGGAGGGCCGCGAGAACGTCGCCCTGCATGTGTACGGATTCCCGTTCCGCACCTGA
- a CDS encoding helix-turn-helix domain-containing protein, translating into MPQVVRSRIRAPHGPPSAVPSPRRFRSLADREAVEVLHRAARVLVAALPELTERLVDALYEQEPGYRPAIEADRSEVWQEVHHSLRHNVGSLIQPREFREAAHRTSRWIGEIRAGQGVPLDAVLHAFRMGGAMVWQDLVDETARRNPDDVRLLVHVAADVWNFVDEHCGVVADAYRQAERRLTWRRENQQRLITAALLDGTARIADLPDAAAMLGIPEHGRYAVLAVQAVPAVQAVPPASAVPVISSVQAVPAVRPASVAHRAPHDAALPPLTLPAGTPVLWHSAPEGELAILPLGGAAPADTSVEGGTGEDAAGPDGGTDTAAAPGELALIAAELSAPAGTRTGISSVVEGLAALGDARRLAQTALRACPAAGGVVLLDEHLPAALVVSSPDLGAALAARVLGPLGRLDPADRDVLIATLTAWLDSDGSAQRAGARLYCHRNTVLNRLRRFEQLTGRCLTRPSDAVEVSLALAARRLLGA; encoded by the coding sequence ATGCCACAGGTCGTACGTTCACGGATCCGGGCACCGCACGGTCCGCCCTCCGCGGTGCCGTCGCCGCGACGCTTCCGTTCGCTGGCCGACCGCGAGGCCGTCGAGGTGCTGCACCGGGCCGCGCGGGTCCTCGTCGCGGCGCTGCCGGAGCTCACGGAGCGGCTCGTCGACGCCCTGTACGAACAGGAACCCGGCTACCGCCCGGCGATCGAGGCCGACCGGTCCGAGGTCTGGCAGGAGGTCCACCATTCGCTGCGGCACAACGTCGGCTCGCTGATCCAGCCACGGGAGTTCCGGGAGGCCGCCCACCGCACCTCGCGGTGGATCGGCGAGATCCGGGCCGGGCAGGGCGTGCCGCTCGACGCCGTCCTGCACGCCTTCCGGATGGGCGGGGCGATGGTCTGGCAGGACCTCGTCGACGAGACCGCCCGTCGGAACCCCGACGACGTACGGCTGCTCGTCCATGTCGCCGCCGACGTCTGGAACTTCGTGGACGAGCACTGCGGGGTGGTGGCCGACGCCTACCGCCAGGCCGAACGACGGCTGACCTGGCGCCGTGAGAACCAGCAGCGGCTGATCACGGCCGCGCTGCTGGACGGCACGGCCCGGATCGCGGATCTGCCGGACGCGGCGGCGATGCTGGGCATCCCGGAGCACGGCCGGTACGCGGTGCTCGCCGTCCAAGCCGTCCCGGCCGTCCAAGCCGTCCCGCCTGCCTCGGCCGTCCCGGTCATCTCGTCTGTCCAGGCCGTCCCGGCCGTCCGGCCCGCCTCGGTCGCCCACCGCGCCCCGCACGACGCCGCCCTGCCGCCGCTGACCCTGCCCGCGGGCACGCCGGTGCTCTGGCACTCGGCTCCGGAGGGCGAGTTGGCGATCCTGCCGCTGGGCGGGGCGGCGCCGGCGGACACGTCGGTGGAGGGCGGAACGGGCGAGGACGCTGCGGGCCCGGACGGCGGTACCGACACCGCCGCCGCTCCGGGGGAACTCGCCCTGATCGCAGCCGAGTTGTCGGCCCCGGCCGGTACCCGGACCGGGATCAGCTCGGTCGTGGAGGGGCTTGCCGCGCTCGGCGACGCGAGGAGGCTGGCGCAGACCGCGCTGCGGGCCTGCCCGGCGGCCGGGGGAGTGGTCCTGCTCGACGAGCACCTGCCGGCCGCCCTCGTCGTCTCCTCCCCGGACCTCGGCGCCGCGCTCGCGGCCCGGGTGCTGGGGCCGCTCGGCCGACTGGACCCCGCCGACCGGGACGTCCTCATCGCGACCCTCACGGCGTGGCTGGACTCGGACGGGTCGGCGCAGCGTGCCGGAGCGCGGCTGTACTGCCACCGCAACACCGTGCTCAACCGGCTCCGGCGGTTCGAGCAGCTCACGGGGCGGTGCCTGACCCGGCCCTCGGACGCGGTCGAGGTGTCCCTGGCGCTGGCCGCTCGACGGCTGCTGGGCGCCTGA